atatatttatagggatgttggtgacttttgagatcctacaataaatgtatattcatggaactacactactattggaacaatgcatgcacatcttcaatgcttcttggaactccattcttggaactatattcttctttaatgcttattgatacttccccttttctcaacactccccctcaaattgagtggtgggatctccaaaactcaatttggaaagcacatcttcaaagctccttgagttgactgctttagttaggatgtcggcaagttgatcctcagagcgaacaaaagggagttcgacaatcccattctcaatgttttctttgataaagtgtctgtcaacctccacatgcttcgttcgatcatgttgtactggattttgtgagatgcttatagcggctttgttatcacaatacaactggcacttgcttggagggagattaatctctttcatcaatctccttaaccataaaatctcggtcaacccacttttaatcccacgaaattctgcttcggcactcgaaagagccaccaccttctgcttcttacttctccatgttaccaaattacctccaacaaaggtaaagtagcctgctgtagacttcctatcgtttgggttccctgcccagtcagcatctgtataaccatgaatctcaagatgcccatttttagcgaacaacactccatgccctggagttcccttcaaataccgacaaatcctaagtgctgcctccatgtgatctgtctgcggcttatgcatgaactgacttacgaccccaactgcataggcaatatctggcctagtgtgcgagagatatatgagttttccgactagtcgctgatatcgactacggtcagccaacttggctccttctctgatttgtaatccgtgattaactgccagaggagtgtctgctggtttacattccagtaggccggtctctgctaggatgtccaagatatacttcctttgtcgcagaaaaattcctttgattgatcttagcacttcaatcccaagaaagtacttgagattccccaagtccttcatctcaaattcctgaaaaagatttttctttaattcctcaatctcttctaggtcgtcacctgtaataatcatgtcatcaacatatatgattaaacatgtgatcttatcaccctgcttcttaaaaaatagcgtatggtctgaattgctctgtgtatatccatagctaatcattgccccagcaaacttcccaaaccatactcttggagattgcttcaatccatacaaggtcttcctcaatcggcacccttcacctgctttaaaatctgttgcaaaacctgggggtgcctccatgtaaacttcttcttccttcttcaactctccatgtaggaaggcattcgtcacatcaaactggtgtaatggccagtccctattagcagcaatggataacaacacccgaattgtgttcatcttagctactggagagaaggtctcagaatagtcaactccatatgtctgagtatagccttttgcgacaagtcgtgccttgtacctttctatcgagccatcaggtcttcttttgatagtgaagacccatcgacaacccactggtcgcttcccttctggtagagcacatttctcccatgtgtggtttcgaatcagtgcatcaatctctttcttcattgcttccctccaatgcttgtatttcatagcttcttcccatgtctgtggtatttcttcttcctcatatagtgcattctcgaaagcccgagccatctctgataaatggcctttggctaggttcacaacagagtaccgctttttcttgtcaatcctctctggcgtataccttttgggtggaactcctctgtttgaccttggtggaagtatgtacctcccagtgtcagggtcaactccttcgacctcgacttcctcaatttccctttcttcggcctcaattgaattttcttctgcACTTACAGTGTTAGCCAAACAATTATCTGTATCCACAGGATTACTTACAGTGGATAACCTTAACGGAGAAATATTTGAGGCGATGCCACTTTCTACGATGGACTCTACCacatcagagacttgctcagcggaattgcttactgttttctctgatagatccgcatcaggattgcttggcgttggcagtggcattgagatccaacttagcgggtccgtatcattgttatccctaacattactctccccctgaccgctaagatgggtaaagaagtactcagtttcaagaaagttgcagttcattgtaacaaacatccggttggactttggatcgaaacacctataccccttttgatttaccccatatcctacaaaaacgcatttgatagcgcaaggggatagtttagttctttcatgtttaggaatgtggacaaaaacggagcatccgaagacgcgaggttcaagagtcaagggcggaggaatttttgtgaaggtggacaagacttgtagaggagttttatgtttgagaatacttgtgggcaatcggtttaagagataggctgaggtggcaatggcttctggccagaagtgtttcggggcttttgactctataagcatagaacgagtcatttcgaggagagatcgatttttcctttcagccacaccgttttgttcgggagtatgagcacatgtggtttggtgtataaggcctttgttttggaagagttgtttcatggtagaattaacgaactcccccccattatctgaccgaaggacctgaatggttttgtgaaactgagtttggataaggttatagaaatgggtaaagtgtgacaaaacttcagatttttgtttcatgaaatatatccaggtcatgcgagtgcaatcatccacaaaaactaagaaatatcgaaaaccttgccccccaataactggtgcgggcccccaaacatcagagtgtactaaggcaaatggggtttcaacacgagtattacttaatgggtaagagttccgatgacttttggataaaagacaagtttcacagtacatgtcatgcttaggaataatactaggaaataataattttaagtaaccgatagatggatgacccaagcgccgatgccaaagccaagctttcctgtcagctgatccgtgagttaacatggcagtccctttttgagctatctcatccacatagtaaagcccatcacgttcagtgccacgcccaattatctctccggttcggatatcctgcaacagacaaaattgtggctgcattagtaacgtacaattcaattcctttgtgacatgactaatggagattttagaggtttctgaaggttggtaaggtctgaggcatcatatgttatggtatcggttgccccacagtcaaaaatccatttatcatttttctcatggccattagatactgcacacacaactccaagcttctcgagaggctgaaatcgattttggcaagtggtttgggaaattatgggattttcaggagatttgggggctaattgtgactgagaattttggtggggtaaaacctgcaatttcccaaagatttgggggcttccaataaaagagccccctaaccctaatctaccTGAATCGGGCGCCGCCTCTCCCCTCATCAATTCTTCACTCCAATCGTGAATTACACTCCCACTTCCGCTGGCAACAAGTTTGCTGCCCCGGTTGTATTCGCCGGCTGAGCAGCTTCATTTCTGGTCCTTCCTCCTGGCTGGACAGCACCGGCGGTTTGCGCGACCCCCTGCACGGCGTTGCCTCCGTCGCCTCCAACTGCTGCGGCGGCGTGCCCGCCACGGTTCCATGGTGTTTGCGGTTGCGGCGGCTTGCCGTGcttctcttcccaccaatctggatatccaactagttcaaagcatgaatcttttgtgtgtcttttccgtttgcagtaggaacacaccaattttgacttgtcttcttcatcacttcgccGATTTCTATCATTGCCACTGCCGCGACCACCACTGTTGCTGCCGCGACCACCACCGTTGCTGCCGCGACCGCCACCCCGAGAGCCGCCGGTAGGGTTCTGCCACCCTCGGATGGCGAGGCCAGTTCCAATTCCATCCATGGCAGCTGCTCCGCCGGTGTTTGCCtgttgtaacactcggagtcgtgtctcctcctgctgaatcaggttgtacgcatagtcgacggagggaagtgggtccattttcagtatctccctcttggttgtttcatatttgctatcaattgcatagagaaactgacatactctctgatcttgtatgaatttgttatgaatctccatatcctctggacatttcattgggttcgtctgtttttggtcgattgaaatccagatctctcccaaccggctccatatttcttctaatGAACTGCTTCCTTGCCTCAGTGTGGTTGCTTTGAACTGAAGATCATACacctggattttatctcttccgCTCCCATATGTGACGGCCAACGCATCCCATATATGCTTTGCCGTCGGATGTTGTGAAACTCGACTGACTAGTCGAGGCTCAATGTTTTGTATTAACCAAGTGATCACACAGTGATCGGCTTGTTCCCATTGTATGAAGGCTGGATCGGTTCGCGGTGGAGAATGAGGCACTCCGGTGACGTGAGATACCATTCCCCGACCGCTTATTGCCGTCTTCATCAATACGGACCAAAGGGCGTAATTTTCTCCATTCAACTTATTCCCACCAATGTGGAGGGGCTGCGTGTCAATTCTGAATGGCATGGCAGCTGTTTCTGGTGGATTTGGTTGGTTcatcgcaaaactattgcgcataaagttggcaaattgccgggcaaattcatctgccatagatgaatctgaggtttcggttactatatagttgtcatttgacattttggctTATGGTTATAGATACagcggaaaaaggaaaaacaaaaaaacgggaaAGGGTCGAGAAAGGTATCAAAGACGATGATGATACCTTATCTGAGTccaaacccgctctgataccatgttaaatggtatagacaacatatttagagaagaaagcaatgggagaagattattgtattttgattgaatgatgaaatggtactcaacacccatatatttatagggatgttggtgacttttgagatcctacaataaatgtatattcatggaactacactactattggaacaatgcatgcacatcttcaatgcttcttggaactccattcttggaactatattcttctttaatgcttattgatacttccccttttctcaacaagcatgcttgatttgattgaatTCATTGATAACATTTAAAACTCAGCTGCAACAATTAATGTTTGGAGCAGCTAGTTGTTATTTGACAGGTTACACAGCGTACACTAATTTGCCCGATAGTCGATAATGATGCTGTGATGCTATAGATTTTGAATAGATCGTAGAATTCTGTTGGAAATATATGAGGAGTTTTATTTTGAATGCGTATGTTCTGATATACAGGGGTTTCAAAGCAAACTTTAAAGCAATTCTACAAAGGTCGAAGGTCTAACCAATAAGAAAGATGCCTCCGCAGAAAATTGAAACCGGCCACAATGATGTTGTTCATGATGTGTCGATGGATTATTATGGGAAACGTGTGGCAACTGCTTCATCCGACGGCACTATAAAATAATTGGTGTGAGCAACAACTCTTCCCAGCATCTGGCTACTTTGACTGGTCATCAAGGGCCAGTGTGGCAGGTAATATGGGCACACCCTAAGTTTGGCTCGACACTGGCTTCTTGTTCTTATGATGGTAAAGTCATCATCTGGAAGGAAGGTAATCCGAACGAGTGGTCCCAATCTCATATTTTCACTGACCACAAATCATCAGTTAATTCCATTGCTTGGGCACCCCATGAGTTGGGATTGTGTTTGGCCGGTGGCTCTTCGGACGGGAACATTTCAGTCTACACATCTCGAGCTGACGGTGGCTGGGATACTACAAAAATAGACCAAGCTCATCCTGTTGGAGTGACCTCAGTTACATGGGCACCTTCAATGGCTCCAGGTGCGCTTGTTGGATCTGGAATATTGGAACCAGTTCAGAAGCTTGCATCCGGTGGCTGCGATAACACAGTGAAGATCTGGAAGCTCAACAATGGTATATGGAAAATGGACTGCTTCCCTGCCCTCCAGAATCACTCGGATTGGGTGAGAGATGTTTCTTGGGCACCAAACTTGGGACTTCCAAAATCAACTGTCGCGAGTGCCTCTCAAGATGGTACTGTCGTGATATGGACCGTGGCCAAGGAAGGTGATCAGTGGGAAGGTAAAGTCTTGAAGGACTTCAAGACTCCCGTCTGGAGGGTGTCGTGGTCTCTGACTGGAAATCTCCTGGCTGTGGCATCCGGCGACAACAATGTCACGCTGTGGAAGGAAGCCGTGGATGGGGAGTGGCAGGAGGTTTCCACCATTGATCAATAGAAGTCTGGTGGGACTTTTATCAGTTCATGGTTGTCATATTCGAAAAAGTATAAGACATGTTTTGTTTGATTTGAAGACCAATGGGTTTCAGTTTTCATGTACTTTAAATTCATTGTAGTTGAATCATTTTGTCTGCATTAGATGATTATGGTAAGAGAATCATTTCAGCCATTCAGTAAGTCAATTATTTGGTGCTAGTTCACTTGTTTTTCCATTGTGTAGTGAATTGGGTTTGGTGAAAATTTGAACATGGTTTATTCATGTACTTCCACCATATTGATTTAGGTCACATCTAGTTCTAGGCAATCGTGAATATTATGTTCATTAGATAGCTAATTCTGATCTCAACAAATATATTTTCGTCAAGTCCTACAATCACAAAAATAGGAGTATCAATTAAGCTCAAATGACGAAAGCCAAAAACATACTAGAAGACTGATAATCAAATTGCAGATTCACATGGGGTCAGTGGTCAATTGAACCCATCAGCACACGAGGGTCGAAAATTTGCATTAAATTCGGCTTTTAGAGTTGCCGCTGTGGGGTCAGGAGTCGATTGAACCCCAATAGTCCAAAAAAGTCAGAAAACTTCATTAAATTAGTCCAAATAAGCCAGAAAACTTCATTAAATTCGGCTTTTAGAACTACAAATATGGGGTGTCGATTGAACCCACTCGCAGTTTACAAGAGTTCAAAAATTTCACTAAATTCGACATTTAAAGCTTCGGTTGGTTCTTGTTTCTCAGTAGGTCATCGAGTAAAAGTGAAACATTTCAGTTTAGTAGTAttagtatataaataaaatttatccaAAAGAGAAAATTGAAAATCATAAATCATGATGAGAGTaagaagagagaaggaaaaagtgAGTGATGGATACTCGTTAAGCCCGCGCTTCATCTGAATTCGAATTCCTGCGATGCATTAAGGTAGTGTATTCGTCCCTTTCCAAATCTGTAGACCCGAAGTCGTCAAAGTCGAAATCCCTAGGTGCGCCATGCCTATCAATTTATGATTCACCTCCGTCAAAACTCATCCGAGCTAGATAATCTCTCCAATTTCTGAAATCGATTGCTGGAATGGCGTCTCGCGATTCTCGCACAAAAGATGCACTTTACTGCCGCAAGGAGAAGTCTCTCGGTCTTTTATGCACCAAGTAATTCGTGATTTTATCATCTGTATATGATGAATACTCATATGATTCGTGCTTTCCGTTTGAGTGATTTTTTTGGTATTCTTCAGTTTCCTGAAGTTGTACGATCGCGAAGGCGTGGACTCAATCGGATTGGATGCTTCTGCTCTTCAGTTAGGTGTGATACTATTCTTCAATCAGGATAATAATACGA
This Salvia splendens isolate huo1 unplaced genomic scaffold, SspV2 ctg564, whole genome shotgun sequence DNA region includes the following protein-coding sequences:
- the LOC121790608 gene encoding uncharacterized transmembrane protein DDB_G0289901-like, which produces MDGIGTGLAIRGWQNPTGGSRGGGRGSNGGGRGSNSGGRGSGNDRNRRNWWEEKHGKPPQPQTPWNRGGHAAAAVGGDGGNAVQGVAQTAGAVQPGGRTRNEAAQPANTTGAANLLPAEVGV